The nucleotide sequence ATTGTTCCGGCCAGTGTATAATACTACGATCTATTCATCCTCCTACAAGCTGAGAACAGATCCTTTCAGATAGCATATTAGCATGCAGTGCTGATCGTAGATCTCACACTCTTACTGATTCACTGAAGTGTCTATGTTAAGCTCACTTGCAAGTGTTCCCGGATTGGGCGTGCGTCCACGTGAAGCGGCACATCACATGTGCTGTGCACGCGCGCAAACTGGCAACCTGCAGGCAGCAGCTAGCCGCGCAAATGCATCAGTTCACCACCACCGCCCATATGCATTCATGGTCCTAAGCTCAATTAGCTACTAAGATCTGTGCCGATCTGAGCGGTGGAGTGtcccaaaaataaaaattctggGATCTCTGCTTGAGCACAACGGCGACCGTAAATGATGCGATCAATGCAGACTTAATTAAATTAGGATAAAGTTAGTAAATTTACCTGTCAAGACATGGCCAAGTGATTGGTAAATGGAGATCGAGACAACCTTAAAGAACATAAGATCGAATCTTTCCAGCACGAATGCTATGATGAAAAGGTTAGATCGATGGGGGTGAGGGTGAACTGAACATGGTTACATGCATGCGTATCCATGAGTACTGAATTAGCCAGCTCCTTGTCACTGTGTTATTCCTTTTGACGCATGTTGGGAGATGATGCATCGATGCGCCCTGTACCTGCTTCGCTGTTTTCCCCAACTTGCCAGCTTCTCCATGGCGAGAAAGAACAGTGGCAATGCAAACTCGTCTTGGAACCCACTGCTTTGCCTATAAATATGTAGCTATAGCTTCTCTGCTTTCCGTCGCTTAACACAGTTAACACCAACGCAGTGGTGCTCTCTCTTCAGTTAGTGGAGCTTCAGAGAAATGGCTTTGGCTGGTAGGCTACTTGTCCTCTTCGCCATTGCTCTCCTTGCCATCTCCATAGCCGAGCACAAGGTGAGATCTAGTCTAGCTATATATGTGTGCGTAGTTCATAAGTTTCTCCAAGAAGCTTAAGCTTAATCATCTGCTAACTAGCTAGCTGTTCTTGCATTTTTCAATTAGGCGCTAGCCAAGGGATCAACCAGTGAGCATGATGATAACGTTTACCAAGTAAGCAAGGTTAGTTTCCTCACAACAGATGAATCGGTCCCTAGTTCAGTTTCTGAGATCCAGCAGATTTAATCATTTCACTCTACTTACTTTCTTTGCGTAAAAATCGTAATTGCAGGGAGGACAGGGCAGCCTGAAGAGCTATCGTAAGTGATAAATACTTCCTGTGATCCTGTCCATGCAAACCTTTCTGTAGTTAGCTGCATTTTTTTCACCCCTTCACCTTTCACCTGTCCTCTGTGGCATGCATGCGTCGTGCATATGCATATTAGTTCAGGCCGCATGGTCTGATCTAATAAAGAATCTGCTgctgctaaaatttaaattttaaaacttaattttaaaataaatttagggtATTTTTTATATTACATTGGTTTCTATaagtagctatatatatatatatatatattatttttattcgcTAATAAGCAGTAGTATACACTATGTTGCATTGTTGTGGGTCAGCTAGGTGACACTACAGCCTTACGTACAGGTAGTGTTTTGTCAAGTACATCTCCTATACAGAGCTAAAGTACAGTGGACCAGTAGCATTAATCCACTCATTACTTCATTAGTGATAAAACAGTGACGATCCAAAAATTCAGATAACTTGAAACAAGCTAGATAGATCTGCACGCTGAAATGCAGCAGCAGTAACCAGCCGCAAACGTTTGCATTGCATGGTTTGTCCAAGACACGGCTAAGCTGCAGCCAGATGCTAATGAAAATGCTGTAACGTGTAAATTTGTTGGGTGGATGCTGCAGAGTGCTCGCCGCAGTGCGCGTACCGGTGCAGCCAGACGCAGTACAAGAAGCCGTGCCTCTTCTTCTGCAACAAGTGCTGCAACGCCTGCCTCTGCGTGCCGTCGGGCCTCTACGGCAACAAGGGCGAGTGCCCCTGCTACAACAACTGGAAGACCAAGCGCGGCGGCCCCAAGTGCCCGTGAAAAAACCTTCAGTGGACGCTCGAATTCTTTGGTCATTTCAGTACCCAAACTCTGCTCGCACGATGCCGATTGATTCTAGCATGGCCGTCGGGGCAGAGGCAGCTGTGGCTTCCTATACATTACATACACACGGTTGTAAAAATGTACATCTGGGCTATCCATTGCTGTACGCCTGAACGGTTCCAGAGGGGTGATGCAAATCATGCAGATGCAGCTGTATCGCTACCACGAAATTCACTCGATTTGATTAATTTGATCGAAATTTGCCAAAGTAGAGCTACTTTCCTTTCCGACCCCGCGGCTGCAAGAGAACATGACACGGACGACGCCAATTCTCGCCAAATTTGCCCTCGAACAGGTTCGCGTTCTCGGCCTCGTGCCACGTCGCGCGAGCGTTCGGCCTGCGAGAGGATTGCCTGTGACGCTGGGCTTTGACTTTGTTCCACATTGGCTAACGCACGATCCGCTTAAAAGAGCCCAAGCGTACAAAGATTTTATGAAAGGGGAAGCCAAAGTTGGCTAGCTTTGAGGTCATTTTAAACGTCAGTTGATTGATTTTTAACAAGTTTCAATCGATTAGTCCAATCCTCCCAATGCTGGATTGGGCCAGTGGTTCAACAAGGAAAAATCGAAAACAAAGGTTTCGCTGGAACAAATTCAAGGAAACATGCTTTCATGTGGGTCCGATTCCTGGTCTCCAGGCTACAAGTGAGCAGCAGTGATCAACTGGCCATCCAAGCAATTCTACATTATTGTGGTTCGACTGCCCAGTCCACGGATGAACCGGTAGACCGATGAACCAAATGGTCGATCCGGTCAACTATCGGTCACAATGTTCCAAAGAGGGAGTCCTAATACCCGCAGTTGCGCACACACTTAGAGCAACTACAATAGCACATTATAAGCCAGctatgaatatattttaaagagataagggaagagagaggagagcatcgggctacagatttatagccagctgcagcatgaGTTCTAATAtgcaatatgtgtatgacaggtgggaccaggtgtTAAAAGTGTAGTATattatgtttataggtaactattgtatgaattggctattaaattacctataaatgatttggagctaatagttggctatactattaaacttggtCTTAGCACCCCTGACGATGTGGTAACTCTAATTTTCTCTCTAATTCGACCATTTAATTTAATTACTtcctataataaaataataaataaataattgagTTAGAAGCTtaaatttctttgaaatttGAGTTgggattttcaattttttttgttgaaattagTATGAACATGAACTGGgaatttcaaaatttgagttGGAGGTTACAAAATTTTGTcgatcatttttttaaaattgagatgaaagttttaaaaatcaagttaaagtttaaaaaataaaatataatttgagaacaaagttttgaatttttgaattgaaagttgACTCCATTTTTTACATGAGTGCGTTTATAGGGAtgagtgtgcgtgtgttgtGTGTCTACGTTATATAgtaattctttaaaaaaaaatacatcgaCACTttctgttgaaaaaaaaaacgccgcGAGCGAAGCGAACGAACAGCGGCGACCCGGGAGGCCGGGACCGGGAGAAGGAACAGCGAGCCGATCATCGAAGGGACAGATGGCGTGGGCCTGTTGGGCCGGAAATTTCCCGTTTCCTtccaaaggaataagttcaccggaggtccctcaacttaacagtgagattttttttaggtCCCTTACCTATAAAACAAAAAATGTGCACCCCTAAACTTACGCAAACCATGCACACAAGATCCTATggtagtatatatgggtggtttcactgacgtggcatcctagtcagcaaaaataaataaataaagtacgtggggcccacatgtaagtgagagaaaACGATACGGGCCCACATCCCTTCTTTCTgcccctttcttttcttttctcctttattttcttctcttctctcgtcTTCTTCGACAGGCCGAGACGGGTGgagggacggcggcggggagagcggcggtggcggcaggcagGAGCTGCGAGGAGTAGGCGAGCGCGGTGGCCTACCCCCGCTTCTCCTGCCTGcttcgcctgccgccgccacgctcACCCACCGTCGCCCCGCTTGTCTCGGCCCGTCGAAGAAgatgagagaagagaagaaaataaaggaggaaagagaagaaaggggaagaaagaagggatgtggggcccacatcgttttctctcacttacatgtgggccccacgtgctttatttatttatttttgctgactagtacgccacgtcagcgaaaccacctaCATATACTGTCATAGGACCTTGTGTGCATGATTTGTGTAAGTTTAGAGGTGCGTATTTCTAGTTTTGTgtttaagggacctcaaaaaatctcgctgttaagttgaggacctccggtgaacttattccccttCCAAACATGAAACTTTCCTCAGTGGGCTGTGTGTTCCGGGGAGAATGGGGTCAGGAACCAAGGTTGCCAAATAAAGCCCGAAGCGAGGCCCACACACTCTGCacttccaccgccggccgccgccgccgccgcgtcccaaGTCCGGCACCGCCCCACGGCGGCGCACGACCCCGTCCGAGAAGGGCTCTCGCTTTCGCTGCTTCTGCTCCCTTTCCCCATCCGATTCGGATAGCGATTCTTCCCTATAAACAGGGAAGAGAGATTGAGACCTGAGATCTCTAAGTTTGGGGGGtgggcatcgcagcggcgtgcgTGATGACGAGCTCCGGCAAGCGAGCCGACGGATTCCTGAGGCGgttccggcgccggcgactcctcgccttcctccggCGCGAGCACCTCTACGCCACCTTGGACGCGTACGCGAATCCTTCTCTCCTTTTTCCCTAACtacttctactactactactagtcgcTGATTGAATCGGATGCAGGCTGGGCGGCGAGACGCGGCTGTTCCTCAACGCGCGGACCCTGCAGACCATGCTGGCGGACTGCCggtgggaggaggcgcggcggtaCGTCGGCCGCTTCCTGCCGCGCCGCCAGATTGGGGTGGAGGCGCGCGCCGTCCTCAGACTCATCGCCTACCTCAgcgccgtcgacgacgtcgcCCAGGGCAGACGTCCGGGGAGCGAATTCGCCGGCGACCATCTCGAGAGGGAGTTCGAAGCTGACGCTACTTCCTCCAATACCATGGTCTGCGCCGATTTCGTCCGGAAATTCTCCCGCAAGCGCTCCTCTTTCCCAGGAAGATGGTCTCGCCCCCATCTGCTCTAATTTTGCCCCTTCCATCTGTCCAATTATCCTTCACTATGTCGCTTCACCCTCTTGGTTTCTCCTACACAGGGATTCCGTTGAATGGCAATTCCTTAGGATCCAGGCAGCATTGATCGTCAAGGAATTGGTCATCAACACTCCGGAGTTCAGTCATCTGTTGCGGTTGCCACGGTACCCAGTCAATCCGGAATGCATGATGCCCGTCTGGTTTGGGTAAGTGCCACATCCTGATATGGCTCCGTGCGGAAGATATAGTTCAATTTTACTCTATCTGGATGTGTAGCCGACTTACAGTTTCACTATCAATTTGTAACTGAATGTTTTGCGTCATATTGCTATTTTCAGGTGTTGCCGGAAGCATCAGAGAAAGATCATAGGTCGGATGCCGGCATCTCTTCTAGCCCACTGTTTTCTTCCAAAGGAGAGGTAATATCCTGTGAACTAAATTGATGCTCCTCTCTGTTCGACTGTTCTCTGGTTAAGGAAGTTCACAGCTTTTAACTCTTTCCTTCATGCAGGTGTCCTTCACCAAAGAAACAAGGTTTGTCTCTTAAAACACCGTATTACTATTGTATAAGCACGCTAGTTGATGGTCATATGTTTCGATTGCATTACTGGAGGCATTATTGGTGAAACATTCGCCTTGTTTCTGTCCTTGTTCATGCATAAGCTGGTGTGCTAAATGTATCACCTGGATTTAGTTTACGCCCTTCACTTTTTgtttctacttcctccgttttcacaatgtaagactttctagcattgcccacattcatttagatgttaatgaatctagacatatgtatgtgtttagattcattaacatctatatgtatgtggacaatgctagaaagtcttacattgtgaaacgaagggagtagtaaaGTTATGGCATTCTCCTCTATCAGAAGAACAGCTACGGTGTCTTTGTAACGGTTGCTATCATTCTTTAGAAAAAACACCTTTTGTAACAACCTAATGACACACTAGAAAGAATTTGTTGTGACCATCAATTCATCCAATGCAATCAATGTTTCTAAACAGCAAGTatgctatattatattatgcaaaagattttttttccctgagaAAACCATAGTCGTCAGCTGCCCTATCTAAGAAAATTCTACATGCAATGATGGACAAACTCGTGCGGTTTAGGTGCTAGCTAGGGTGTTGGAGGTCAAAGAACATTCGGATTCTTGTAAGAAACCATCATTTGCTCCAGTAGAGGTTTATTTCAGCTGCTTTTCACTTCTGGCCTCGTTATTTAGTTTATTCAGTAGTCACATACAATCTGGGCCCTTCTCTGTTTCTGTTCGGCTCGACAACACGGCGCCGGGGAGGCGAGGTTATCGGCCTCGCCCTACCGTCACCCATTCCTACCACTTGCGCAATCGGGGGCTGCTCGCCGTAGCTCCTAACATCTTGGTATCAGCTTCCAGCGATCCTTCGTCATGTCGCGcttccacctccaccatggctgCCAACAATGGCGACAGCGACGACATCTGGCGCCAGCGTTTTGAGGAAGTCTTGGCATGCCTCGACGCCGCCATAGTAGGCGATCGGCCGCCCCGCTACCACAAGCTGGACTTCCCCAAGTTCGACGGCCACGGCGATCCACTCCCGTTCCTTAATCGTTGCGAGCAATTCTTCCGGGGTCAACGCACACCAGAAGATGACAAGTTGTGGCTGGCTTCGTACCATCACCTCGATGGTGCTCAACAGTGGTACACCCGTCTGGAACAAGATCATGGCGCACCCTCTTGGCGTCGTTTCTCCGATCTCCTCAACCTGAGCTATGGACCGCCATTACGGTCGGCACCTCTCGGCGAGCTGGCGGCCTGCCGCCGGACGACGACCGTCGACGACTACTCCGAGCGCTTCCTCGACCTTCTGGCCCGCGCCGGCTATCTCTCCGAGGATCCACAGGTACAGCTGTACACGGTTGGCTTACAAGAACCCCTCAGTTTGGATGTTCAGATGCAGAATCCGACCACACTGGAGGTGGCCATGAGCTTGGCGCGATCATACGAGCGTCGCGCCATCAGCGTCCACCATGACAGGCTGCGGGCCGCGGCATATCCTTCTCCTACCACAAGTAGCGCACCCGCCAGGTCCGGCATCGGACATCGCAGCCACCGCTGCCAAGCCAGCGGCCGCGCCACCTGCGCCGGGACGCGCTGTCCGCCGGCTGTCGCCAGAAGAGATGGACGAACGCCGCCGACAAGGGCTCTGCTTCAATTGCGACGAGCCGTACTCACGGGGCCATAATCGCACCTGCCGGCGCCTGTTCTTCCTCGAGCTGGACGAGGATGATCCCGACGCCAATGAGGTCGCCAACCCCGACGAACCGCACGAGAACCTGCGCATCTCCCTGCACGCGGCCACAGGAGTCCGCGCGTCGGACGCCATGCATGTCATGGTGCGACGCCGACCTCTACACTCTCATCGACTCGAGCTCCACGCACACCTTCATGTCGCAACATGCGGCATCCCGCGCCGACCGGCCTCCCCAGCCGCGCAATGGTCTCCACGTCACGGTGGCGAACGGCGACAAGGTACCCTGCCCCCGGCGTCTTCCCCGACATGGAGTTCCGCGTCCCCACCGAGCAATTCAAGACGGACATCTACGTTCTCTCGCTGGGTGGCTATGACCTGGTATTGGGCACTCAGTGACTCGCCACATTGGGCCCGATCCTTTGGGACTTCTCCGCGTGGACGATGTCATTCTGGCACGTTGATCGCCAGGTCACACTCCATGGGCTGCCCGGCAACCAGCGACCTCGCGCGTGGGCGTGCGCGCCGACCCCCCTCCTCGACACGCTGCTGGACGAGTTCGCCGACGTGTTCGCGGAGCCGACCGGTTTGCCGCCGGAACGCGACCGCGTGCACCGCATTCAGCTGTTGCCAGGCTCGGCGCCCGTGGCGGTTCGGCCGTACCGCCACCCTGCTCGCCACAAAGACGAGCTCGAGTGCCAATGTCGAACAAGGCCTCAttcgccggagctcgtcggcgttcTCATCTCCGGTGTTGCTCGTCAAGAAGGCCGACGGCTCGTGGCGGTTCTGCGTCGACTACCGAGCGCTGAACGAGCGCACGATCAAAGACAAGTACCCGATACCGGTCGTCGACGAGCTGTTAGACGAGATGCACGGCGCCACCATCTTCTCCAAGCTCGACTTACGGTCTGGGTATCATCAAGTGCGTATGCACCCGGATGACATCGACAAGACGGCATTCCGGACGCACGATGGGCTCTACGAGTTTCTGGTGATGCCATTCGGCCTGACGAACGCGCCAACCACGTTCCAATCCCTGATGAACGATGTGCTCCGGCCGTTCCTCCGCCGTTTCGTCCTCGTCTTCTTCGACGACATTCTCATCTACAGCCCGTCGTGGACAGCACATCTACAGCACGTCCGTACCGTGTTCATGGCGCTCCGCGCGGCCAAACTCTTCGTCAAGCGCTCCAAGTGCTCATTCGGGGACGCCAGCGTCGCCTACTTGCCACATTGTGCCGCGACACGGCGTCGCCATGGATGCCTCCAAAATTCAAGCCGTCGTGGACTGGCCGCGCCCTCACTCACCCAAGGATCTTCGCGGGTTTCTCGGGTTGGCCGGCTACTACCGCAAGTTCATCCAAGATTTTGGGACGGTGGCCGCACCGCTGACGCAATTGCTCCGCAAGGACGGGTTCACATGGTCACCATCCGCCGACGATGCGTTCCAGCGGCTCAAGCTCGCACTGACCACCGCTCCGGTCCTCACCCTTCCAGACTTCACCACGGCTTTCACGGTGGAGTGCGACGCGTCTGGCACGGGGTTTGGCGCGGTCCTACACCAAGGCGCCGGGCCGATCGCGTACTTCAGTCGGCCGGTCGCCGCTCGATACCAAGCACTGGCGGCATATGAACGGGAGCTCATCGGACTAGTGCAAGCTGTTCGACACTGGAGACCGTATTTGTGGGGGCGCCAATTTCTCGTGAAGACGGACCATTACAGCCTCAAATACCTGCTTGATCAGCGGCTTTCCACGATTCCACAGCACCATTGGGTAAGTAAATTACTGGGATTTGATTTCACCGTGGAATACAAACCAGGGAAGCAGAACGCGGCGGCAGACGCCCTGtcacgccgcgcgccaccggAGGGCCAGCTTCTTGCATTGTCGATGCCAACATTCGACCTCCTCCACGAGCTGCGTTCTTCCTCGGCCTCCGACCCGGCACTGGTGACCCTCCGGGATGAAATCAACGCAGGAACATGCGGTGCGCCGTGGGCACTCGTGGACGGCTTCGTCACCTTCAAGCGCCGCATCTACGTGCCTCCCGAGTCACCGTGGCTATCGGCGATCGTGGCGGCCGCTCACGACGAAGGACACGAAGGCATCAAAAGACTCTGCATCGACTCCGGCGTGACTTCCACACGCCTCATGACCGCCGCCTCGTCAGCGACTTTGTTCGTGGCTGCCTTGTCTGCCAGCGCAACAAGACGGAGCACTTACACCCGGCGGGGTTGCTGCTTCCGCTtccggtgccggcggcggtgtGGTCCGATATCGCCATGGACTTCGTCGAGGGTTTACCGCGCGTTGCAGGCAAGACCGTCATACTAACGGTGGTGGACAAGATCTCCAAGTATGCCCACTTCATCGCCCTGGCGCACCTGTACACGGCGGAGACGGTGGTGCGCGCGTTCTTCACCGACATTGTCCGTCTCCATGGGGTACCCACGTCCATCGTCTCCGACCGGGACACCGTGTTCCCCTCGGCGTTCTGGACAGCGCTCTTCGCGGCAACGGGCACCAAGTTGCACCGGAGCTCAGCGTTCCACCCCCAATCGGACGGACAGTCGGAGGCGGCCAACAAGACCATTTCCATGTATCCTCGCTGCCTCACCGGTGACCGTCCGCGCCACTGGCTTCGCTGGTTGCCATGGGCGGAATACGTCTACAACACCTCCTTCCACGCCGCACTCCGCACGACGCCATTCAAGCTCGTCTATGGCAGGGACCCTCCATCTATCCGCGCCTACGACGCCAGTGAGACGCGGGTGGTGGCTGTGGCGCAGTCCATGGAGGAACGGGACGCATTCCTCGCCGACGTTCGCGTCCGTCTGGAGCAGGCCCAACAGTACGCCAAGCGCTACTATGACAAGCATCTATGGCTTCGCGTTCGCCACCGAGTGCCGGCGTCGCTGCCGGATGCAACCAAGGGCAAGTTGAGGCCCCGTTTCTATGGACCGTACCAGGTCCTCGCCGTCATCAACAACGTCGCTTATCGTTTGGCGCTTCCACCCGGCACTCGGCTGCACGACGTATtcatgggcccacctgtcaggctttcttttcctccttcctcccgttatcttcctcctcttccttcttCTGCCGAGCAAACTgacaggagggagaggaggggcgtCGGTGCTCCAGTGGCCGGAGGGCGGCGATACTGGCGGCGGGTTGTGTTCCCGGGTGTGGCACACCTAGGGAGTGCGGTGGCTGGACAAGGGAGTGAGAGAGGAGGCCGGAACGGCGAGCACAATTGCATgaaccggagagagagagagagagagagagagagagctccggTGACGCTCGATTCAAAGGGGAAGTGAAGGGGGAAGTGGGTAAAATGGGTTCTTCGGTGTACGGGGTGGCTGGTGGCGAATGGATTTGGTTTGGGATGCTCTATGGATGGAGATCGATCGGTGGCGGCCATGGCCGGACATGGCCAGGAGAGACAGAGACAGAGCTCGGCTCGGTTTTGTGTGGAGAAAAGGGGAGGGCTCGCCGGCTATTTATAGGCGGCAGATGTCGGTTTGCTTGCGAAGGTCGGTtcgccggaggaggacgaggaaggCACGGCGACGACTTCGTGAAGGAGAAGGGGACGGCACCGGCTTCCGTTCGTGATTGGCTGGTGATGGCGGCAGTGCACACGCGGCGACGCCAGTGATgttgggcggcggaggaggagaggcacgGCACGGCGATGACGTCGGCGCGACTCGGTGGGCGGCATTGGGAGGACCGAGGCGGCGGCGTACCGTGAGCGCGTGTGCGACGAAGGCGGTTTCCGTGGGCGGGGGTTGCTAgggcgcgcgtgcgcgccagGGAAATAGCTCGCGAGCACTCCCTCCAATTTAGTGTTAACTATCTATATTATATCTATATTAGTTAATATACTTAACACTTAACACTAATGATGATAATTAGGAAAAAATTCTGGAGATTTTTTTGGGAGAttttac is from Oryza sativa Japonica Group chromosome 9, ASM3414082v1 and encodes:
- the LOC107277671 gene encoding uncharacterized protein produces the protein MTSSGKRADGFLRRFRRRRLLAFLRREHLYATLDALGGETRLFLNARTLQTMLADCRWEEARRYVGRFLPRRQIGVEARAVLRLIAYLSAVDDVAQGRRPGSEFAGDHLEREFEADATSSNTMVCADFVRKFSRKRSSFPGRWDSVEWQFLRIQAALIVKELVINTPEFSHLLRLPRYPVNPECMMPVWFGCCRKHQRKIIGRMPASLLAHCFLPKERCPSPKKQGLSLKTPYYYCISTLVDGHMFRLHYWRHYW
- the LOC4347055 gene encoding gibberellin-regulated protein 12 gives rise to the protein MALAGRLLVLFAIALLAISIAEHKALAKGSTSEHDDNVYQVSKGGQGSLKSYQCSPQCAYRCSQTQYKKPCLFFCNKCCNACLCVPSGLYGNKGECPCYNNWKTKRGGPKCP